The genomic stretch CCTAACGACCCCTATTGTAAACACCCTTGACCTCCACCCCCTTTCATGTTTATCACAATTTTTAGTTACTTGCTTATGACATGATTTCTGTCTTCCCAGAATGTAAGCTCTGTAAAAGATTGGCCAGTGTTTTTCTTGTTCATCAACATATTCCCAGCATCTAAGCCAGTATCTGGCTCATAGGAAAcagtcaaatattttttgaatgatcATATGCATGCATAAAGAAATGAATCCAGGAGAATACAGTCAAATGAGTCTTGTTtagaaaaactaatttaaatcATTGAAACTGCTAAATTCACATAATTTTGCTTGGAGAGGCACATACTTGCACACACAGAATCTGCATGTCTATCACATACacattatttttagataattttggaatttagataggtttactgtttttttttttcctcccagataGCAACTTGAAAATTCAGAATGAAATCAGAAGAAGCAAACGACTCCTACTACTAATCAAATCACCATGGGAAAGAGCCTGAAAGTGAGAGACTTAATGAGTTTTTGAACTTTTTCTATGCCATTCTACAAAATGAGGCTGAGGCTAGAGAGCACTAAAGTGAGTTGCTTAGTGTCATAAGGATGGTAAGTCGTAGTAGGCTGGATTAGGACAATGCCAGCAATGAACAATGATAAGGAAGTACAGTGATAAGGACAATGCCATCACTAAAGAGATTTGCAGGAAACTGAACACAGTTTTCTTCACTTATGTCTTACATTTGTTGCAAGAttcataattatttattcattcaatagatCAATCCTGTTTATAGTAGGTAATggcttttaatagttttttttgagactttatttttaaaataatctttacaacccaacatggggctcaaacttagtTCAAgcattgcatgctctaccaactgagccagtaaCCCCAAATGGACTTTTTATTAGTAAAAAGTTGTTTATTTTGCTGGGTTTATCCTttcaatatttaacaaatataagcTGCCATCAGTATCTGCTATTTGCAACAAGATTACTATTAATCTTAAATTCCTCTTTACTACCCCCATTTTCTCTTTGAGAACATcacatataaaatttacttttgaaaaaatgctattctttgtttctagttgtttttttaattccaaatttgGCCCCTTCCCTCTTGAAATGTACGCTATACCAAGAAATGGAAGTTATATTGTCTCCTGATTACAAACATCTATTTTATAACGTAAtgctcaaattattaaaaatgcctAAAACATGCTCTTCAAATAATGAAATGTAATTTCAAGCACACTTGCTTCATGAAGAAAATAagttctctctatataaataatttcaagaaTGTAGGCTTTCTCTGTGTTTAGCCAAGAGGAGCATGATAACTCAGTCAAATTAAGATAAAACAAGAGTCTAGGGAAGAAAGATGAGGTTCTAGTTAAGAATggaatccataaaaaaaaaaaaaagatggaatccATGACAATTTTTAGTTaattagacattatttttataaatgattcaaatattcatgtttaaaaatattctgaataagTAGGAACAATAgagtttcagaggtagaaaggCCAGATTGGCCCCAAACGGGAAATGGGTCCCAACTCCAATTAGTTCGTAGAGGCTGCTTTGAATATTGTGTTGAAAGAAATTCTCAGGTTAATTCTGGGAATAGCAGTGAGAACCATGACTGATTAGCCATGTCACTTGGTGGAGAGAATGCACTAAGTAGCACAGGAGCCTTACCACTATCATTCTGGATTGGTTTACTattctttgtttccctttttatctttatttttgtaaacaaaTTGACTAACAAATTAGAGAAGTGAACTAATTTATCCCAGGCCACACAATCAGGTTGAAGCAGAGCCAGAACCAGTATCCCATGCACTTGAATGATTGGTTCAGTGTTCTTAGTACTATATAGGCAGGGCTGTCTTCATGTGACATGTATTTTCTCCAGtgtcagaaaacaaaatttgaaggGTGACTACTGAAATTTATATGCTAATAAAATCCAGGTAGAATTGGTTAGATGCTCAGGTTCCAGATAGTCTACAAACCTGAAGAATGTATTTCTGATGTTAGAACCACAAAGTGGCGTCAGTAATAAATGCATTGAGGCTATGAATACTTTTTCTATATTAATGaggggaataaaaaataaaacaatctttgtGTATCCAATTCCAGGTTTTTCATTTTGTAGAGACAGTACTACTGGAGTAGTCTGGAATGCCAATAGTAATTATTacttaacaaaatttttaaagcttaattaGATATACCTCATTAGAAGTGAAATAGTTTATATAGCCTTCCAAACATAGAGATTGCTAAAGTAGACATGGATTCATTTTATAGATTGCAAAGTGAGGAGTATAAGGCAGTTATTGGGGCCACATCCCTGATTGAATGAGGCACCAGTGAGCACAGCCTATTTCTAGAGAACTATAAATGTCTGCACACACAGAAGAGGAGTGTGGAGCAGAAGGTAGCAGGTCAGGATGTTAAATGtgcagaaacagaaaagataaaaagagggTGGTATGGAGAACGGAAGGATTCAAGAACCTCTAAATTCCAATGCTTTAAAGCATGTCTGGAGCTCTGTCATTCAGCACTCCAGAGGCCTGGCTACACAACTAATTCCTCCCTCATCAATTGCTTTTAACTCTGGCAGCTGGAGCATTTCTCAggatcaaaaaaaattttttaagttaatggaAAAGTGTTAATTTGGTTGCTTGAAATGTTCCTTATTTATTAGGTACATTTCGGCAATGGCAAAAATAGAGCACACTTTGAATAACAGGATAattggaatgaataaatgaatgaatgaataaataaaattgttattatccATCTTTCCCCTAAAATAGTAATGGCTCATAAAGGCCCATTCTTCAGTTCTATAAAAAATATCATAAGCATCAACAAACAtgggaagcattttttttttttaaacctcctgTTACAGAGGTTTTCAAACTAGTAATACACATGGAAAGCTTGTTAAAAGTCCAGATTCCTGGGCTCTATTTCCAAAAATTCAGATTCGGAAGTCCTAGGTAGGCCTCAAGGATGTGCTTGTTAAACAAACACTCCAGGTGATTCTCACACAGGCGAtctgggaccacactttgagaaacactgccccACAGGAATTCTTGTCCACTTTAGGGTGAGTCACTGTATTCACCAAATTATACTTAACAGGCTTTGTAATGTTCTGAAAAGCAAATAGCCTACCACACAATTCAGCAAGAGATAAATGATCAAAGCATGCAGAAACCTAGCCTTCAAACCTATGTTCAGGTAGATTCTCGAAGTAAAATCTCACTTATCTATCTAGGGAAGGCTTCTAGCCTCTCCACAGAGCCCCATGCATTACCCAATGTAGACAGAAGTCCCTTTGGATTCACCCTTGGTCTTAGGAAGCCCACATtaatattttccagatttttaccTCTTTTGGTGATAGTATAGAAATGTAATCTTCATAGATCATTCTGGCCTTTTCTTCAATGACTTTTTTGTTCTGCTCTTTCTTTAAGTCTTCACAAGCAAGCCAGAAAAGTAGGTTCTCTTCACTGTATTCTGTTCGGAGAAACTCTCTGAAAAGGTTTCTTCCTGCTGGGGCCTTCATCATCTTGTCAAAATTTTGAGACCAGGACAAGACTTCATCTGAAGTAGGATTTTGACTGCAAAGACAGAATTGGGCCATAATCAAAGGCAACTTGGACCTAAAAATTCTTAGTCCAGGTAGGGGAGAAAAGATAGAAACGGCTATTTACTTGCTGCCATCTAGTGGCCACTGCCCATTACTTTGGCCAGATCTGGCAAGTGTCAGGACGAGGCTTAGTTATTTCTGGGTaataagaaaaattcattttggCCCAAATGTGTGTTACAGAGCAAAGCATTCAAATAGCAAGGGGCTATGTACACTATGCACATGGTTATCTCAAATTTGTAACGAAGCCTGGAAATGTTCAGACCTTAATGTATTGCAAATTGACAAAGACAGCCTATGCATTAATTTGAAAGGCaaactgcatttttttgtttgcatctgatgtatatttatgcatttatttctattttttgatgtAGATTTTACTGTTAAAGCTATAAGGTACACATTCCCTTGTCTTCTCTGATAGCTACTTTTTCATTTGTCACTAGAtctgaaatataaatacattGTGTGTACTTGTTAGATATTTTCCTAGGCTCTAGCATTACTATATTTGAATATTATGAATGAAGTATTACACATGAATGGCGTATGAGATTTAAAAATCGCAGGGCCTTTATAATGACACTGAGGACTTTCTAGATCTTTATATTCAAATTTTCAGTGACTATGTTCATGCAGAAAGCACCAGTTATTACTCCCTTTGCTTATACATCAAAGACACGGAAAAGAGAAGCTTGGAGATTCTCACAGTAAATTGGTTCTGATCTTCCTTTCCTGTCCATTGGtttatttaagaattttccaACCTCCtcaaagttaaaagtagaactaccctgtgatccagcaattacacaagtaggtatttatccaaataatacaaaaatactaattcaaagggatacatgcaccccaatattaATGGcatatctacaatagccaaattatgggaaaaaagtaatgaatgaataaggaaaatatgatttatatatataaatcacacacacacaaacacaaatggagtattactcagcaaTGACattggatggaattagagggtattatgctaagtgaaataagtcagagaaacaccatatgatttcacttctatatGGAATTtaataagcaataaaaattaacaaaggagaaagagaggcaaaccaagaaacaagacTCTTAtctctagagaacaaactaatgatcaccagaagggaggtgggtggggaaatgggactaggtgatgggggttaaggagtACACTttttgtggtgagcactgggtgatatatgaaAGTGtcgaatcactgtattgtacacctaaaattaatgCTTGCTGTAtgttaaatggaatttaaataaaaacattttaaaaaaggaaaagaaataattttccaaCCTGAAATACACTTGGTGaaagaaatatctgtattttattttttattttttgactaagCATTTTAAATAGATGTTACTATTCCAAAATATCTGAACTtcctcattcatttaaaaaattttaagatggaaaaaTTACCATGAAGCACCAACATTAAGATTTTTTCAtaggaagcagaaaaagaaagtacCTATAATTATACAAGTAATCtacttgtattttaattttgttctataGATATTACAATGAGAAGTTGAttttcattttggagaaaataCTTGATTAGAGTCTGTTCTGATGGAAAATGGAAGAGGGACTAGCTGAGTGCCCTTTCTGACCAACTTTGGTAATTATGtatctttttgtgtgtattttagaCTCTCTGATAAAGAgcaaaatgcagaaaaaatattcatggaaaagagaagaattaGGACAATCGGGGGCTAACTCATTTTAacattaattcctttttaaaagagaaagataaattcaGGCAGTGTTTTAGCTGATAGCTGAACACAGTTAATAGAAAAACTGATGAAAAGCAGTTGCCATCACAAAATAAGATCTCCCAGACTGAGAATACATTCATTTCACAAGACCATCTTGAGGGGTACCAGGACACGAGATACTTGAGCATGGAGTAGATGTAAATGGTGTACAAATACAGGACACAAGTACAAGGTAAAACACACTTACCATTCCTCTAGGACTTGGATACTCTCCATTTTTGTGGTATGTGTGGGTCTTCCTgcattttcccctctttcttcaTTCCTAACAGTGAGGCTGCAAGGTAGTATAATACTTTATTGTGTCTAGGGAAAaccaatatttaaagaaaagaaaaaaaatggcagaaactATTTCATAGAAGAATTTTATTCTTAACTATGTGAGAATATATAAAGTACACAAAGAGTGATGCCATTTTTAAATGGGGAAGCCtatattaattaaatgaaaataattatttagcaAAATAATGAAGTAAATAATCTCAAAAATGGGTACTGTTATACGTTCTGTCTTCATCCTTACATAATTTGAATTACTTAAGATCTCCCAAGATACACAATTATATGCTTTAATATTTGATATACAACATCATTGTTACTCTCTGGAGTAATGTCATTTTGACTTTTGGTTAGTTCCATtcactgttttctatttattttcccccACTAATAGCTAAGAAGATAAAATGTTtcagaatctaaaacaaaatttgCTCAATTCACATCATCATTTTCTGCATCCTAGGTGTTCTGTCCTGGATACCATCAATCCTCCATCCACTCAAGTTCGAACTACTGGATTTATATTTGACTTTGTCATTGTCCTTCCCTCCCGTTTAGTCAGTTGTTAATGTCTTGAGAGGGGCAGGCCAGCCACTGTGAGGGTATGGGTAGGAGCATTGGTCAGAggggtctctgtgtctctagaatgtaaattttaaaattctgcaggATTTTAGTTCTGCTTTAGTAACCCAGAACACAAATTGTCCGATTCAGGAAAACTGCTGCTGAGCAGCACTATAGGGTGGAACACTCAAGGTTCCAGATGTAAACGAGACATAATGAGGGAGGTTATGGGCAATACTGTGAAACGGTATTGGGATGACTCAATTTGAGCTACTGAATAGCAATTAGCAAACTGATCCCTCTTTCTAAAAGCCCTGAAGCTTCATGGGAGCCGGTCAGAGACAAAAAGTTCAGATAACATGCCTTTCACTTGTTggacattcatttattcaatgagGGGAAATGGAAACTATTATTTCCtagtgcctattatgtgccaggcgcTGTCCCTTTTattgtgcccattttatagatgagcaaacaGAGCCACAGAGATGTCTAGTAGGTTGGCCCAACATTGGACACTAAATATGTTGTACGGTTGTAATTTGAATCCCATTCTATCACACAACTCTGTACTCTTTATTGAGTACACGTTAAAAATTATGCTCTCTGATAGGCGTCGAGGCAATATACTACTTGTGTGAATGAATAAAAGGGGCACTAAATATGGTTGTGGTGGAAAGAAGGGGGCTAGTGGGATGAGGATTCCAGCAAATCATTGTTAATTTGAGAAGTTCGGCAATGAAGTGGAGACATCGTCtcattaattcaatttttttaagatttatttcagacagtgtgtgcatgtgcacgtgaatggggggaagggcagagggagagaatcctcaagcagattccaagctgagtgtggagctcaatgcaggacttgatctcacaactcatgatatcatgacctgagccaaaaccaagagttggacgcttaactgagccactcaggcactcaaATATTAATCCATTCTTTCATTCTCATaggcaagaggaaggaaagagagaatgttGCAAAGGGAAGAATCAAAGGAAGAGGGGCCAATCTGCAACTGAAAGAGACTAGATAGGAAAATCTACTTGGGAAAAGTAGACTACCCGGATAAAAAGAACTCAATGGGAATTGCAAAGGTGGTGTGGCTAAAAGGATTCTGGGAAGCTGATTGTTACTTAAACACCCAGCAAACTGACTAGTGTTCAGCAGAGAAGCAGCTTATAATCAAGCAGCAGGTCCAGGCTTATAATCAATACTCAGAGCCTTCAGTGTGGGGAAGGGGGAAAACTGTGAGGTgggattcagagagagagagcagcataGTTGTTTATGTCTCTGCATGTGGAGACTGAATGTGTCTGCACTTGATGTAATCTAGAACACTTAGCCCTCAATGTGGCAACACACTTAGGTCAGGGAGGTGAGAAGATCCATTAACTTCTCAAAGTACCTCTGAGTAGGAGTGCTTCTCTGGAAGTTGATGTATTTCTAGTAACTATGGGAaagtgggtgggaggaggtaGGAATACACTAGTAACAATATCCTGTGAAATTTCCTGGGAGAAATTCATGATgccaaagtatataaaatatgcagCATTTTTGTAAATTCTGGAAAGATCATATTGAAATAGGAAATTAATACTTATCCTGCCAAGCTTTACTGAGCttgtatgtgcatatgtgcacgCACATAGTAAAATACCATAAAAAGGCCAGAAAATGAGCCTGGTTTCACTGATTAAATAATAACCTCCTTGAGAATGTATTTCTGTTACATTTCCACAGTGTCCCACAGAGTATGCCATGCAAATGCAGCTGTACTTCACTTTATGCaacatcttatttaaaaaatttgttctcaaaaaaataaaaataaaaaaataaaaataaaaaatttgttctCCATTGCGTCTTTGCTGTAGAGTAACAAATCTGGGATCCACATGCATGATTCACAAGTTTCTGAACAGGAATTCTGGCTCTTAGATCTGTTTCTGTGATATTTACAAACATCTCAAATGCCACCATATTAGAGTGATCATCATGAAATATTGGGTTGTGTTTATATCTTTCATTTCTACAGATGGTAAAATATGGACACACATTTGTACCAAAACTGCTTATGATGGATATTCAATAACTGCTAACTGTTCACTGCTCCATTTCTTGATCTAATATCGGATACAACACTGCCCTGTAGAAAGAAACTGACTTTCAGCAATTGTCAAGCATTCTTTTAATTAACTTTCCTTTACTACTATTCTTAAAAAATTGGTTTCAGAGTTCCAATGATCAAGAACCACTGATAATGCCActttaagatgaagaaaaatggataaaatgataAAGGAGTTGGTACTAGACTGTTTGCCAACCATGTCTTAGA from Canis aureus isolate CA01 chromosome 1, VMU_Caureus_v.1.0, whole genome shotgun sequence encodes the following:
- the RGS17 gene encoding regulator of G-protein signaling 17 isoform X6, whose translation is MKEHLLCPKRLETRGPTTRVASAGAVAAAAPDRFPWSTMKNQNSRDISSHLSRMVLLTSYAVWWSLTVRNEERGENAGRPTHTTKMESIQVLEECQNPTSDEVLSWSQNFDKMMKAPAGRNLFREFLRTEYSEENLLFWLACEDLKKEQNKKVIEEKARMIYEDYISILSPKEVTKCWMVLLSL
- the RGS17 gene encoding regulator of G-protein signaling 17 isoform X3, whose amino-acid sequence is MRKRQQSQNEGTPAVSQAPGNQRPNNTCCFCWCCCCSCSCLTVRNEERGENAGRPTHTTKMESIQVLEECQNPTSDEVLSWSQNFDKMMKAPAGRNLFREFLRTEYSEENLLFWLACEDLKKEQNKKVIEEKARMIYEDYISILSPKEVSLDSRVREVINRNLLDPNPHMYEDAQLQIYTLMHRDSFPRFLNSQIYKSFVESTASSTSES
- the RGS17 gene encoding regulator of G-protein signaling 17 isoform X5; amino-acid sequence: MKNQNSRDISSHLSRMVLLTSYAVWWSLTVRNEERGENAGRPTHTTKMESIQVLEECQNPTSDEVLSWSQNFDKMMKAPAGRNLFREFLRTEYSEENLLFWLACEDLKKEQNKKVIEEKARMIYEDYISILSPKEVSLDSRVREVINRNLLDPNPHMYEDAQLQIYTLMHRDSFPRFLNSQIYKSFVESTASSTSES
- the RGS17 gene encoding regulator of G-protein signaling 17 isoform X7 — encoded protein: MKEHLLCPKRLETRGPTTRVASAGAVAAAAPDRFPWSTMKNQNSRDISSHLSRMVLLTSYAVWWSLTVRNEERGENAGRPTHTTKMESIQVLEECQNPTSDEVLSWSQNFDKMMKAPAGRNLFREFLRTEYSEENLLFWLACEDLKKEQNKKVIEEKARMIYEDYISILSPKEPFQTSRY
- the RGS17 gene encoding regulator of G-protein signaling 17 isoform X4; amino-acid sequence: MKEHLLCPKRLETRGPTTRVASAGAVAAAAPDRFPWSTMKNQNSRDISSHLSRMVLLTSYAVWWSLTVRNEERGENAGRPTHTTKMESIQVLEECQNPTSDEVLSWSQNFDKMMKAPAGRNLFREFLRTEYSEENLLFWLACEDLKKEQNKKVIEEKARMIYEDYISILSPKENSLLCKQQIRRRKEKKSTKQFEDILSQ